The following proteins come from a genomic window of Methanosarcina sp. MTP4:
- the mtbC gene encoding dimethylamine corrinoid protein MtbC, whose product MEDAIISNEELLQELSDAIVSCKKDAVLAAVEKAKGVIEPSEIIEKGLAAGMNEVGTLFERGKLFLPHVMMAADAMTSGVESLKDLMPEGAESKMGVIVNGTVEGDVHDIGKSIVSTMLQSAGFEVHDIGRDVPVKNFIDKAKEVSANMVGLSALMTTTLQGQKDVIELLKEEGMRDGVKVMIGGAPATQAWADKIGADCYAENASEAVAKAKELLL is encoded by the coding sequence ATGGAGGATGCAATTATTAGCAACGAAGAATTGCTTCAGGAACTATCTGATGCGATTGTCTCTTGTAAGAAGGATGCAGTGCTCGCTGCCGTAGAAAAGGCAAAAGGAGTCATTGAACCTTCGGAAATCATCGAAAAGGGACTTGCAGCAGGTATGAACGAGGTCGGTACTCTTTTTGAGAGAGGTAAACTTTTCCTGCCCCACGTGATGATGGCTGCAGACGCAATGACATCCGGTGTTGAATCCCTTAAGGACCTGATGCCTGAAGGCGCAGAATCCAAGATGGGCGTCATTGTGAACGGGACTGTGGAAGGAGATGTCCACGACATCGGTAAATCCATCGTGTCCACTATGCTTCAGTCTGCCGGTTTTGAAGTGCACGACATCGGAAGAGACGTGCCCGTCAAGAACTTCATCGACAAGGCAAAGGAAGTTTCTGCAAACATGGTTGGCCTGTCCGCTCTTATGACCACCACCCTGCAGGGCCAGAAGGATGTCATTGAACTCCTGAAGGAAGAAGGCATGAGGGATGGTGTCAAAGTCATGATTGGCGGTGCACCTGCAACCCAGGCATGGGCTGACAAGATTGGCGCAGACTGCTATGCTGAAAACGCAAGCGAAGCTGTTGCCAAGGCAAAAGAACTGTTACTGTAA
- a CDS encoding DUF1699 family protein, translating into MKLRVVSSKEEIDTLNESEELIHFAFRPSNKDIFKLIIRCPNVKAIHVPSSYKKTISSSAQMYLSMQGIALLEGDVWGHRKDINEYSEVPPNVFDRITELKSEGLSEQDIVEKIKGETKLSPDFITFIMSI; encoded by the coding sequence ATGAAACTTCGTGTTGTAAGTTCAAAAGAAGAAATCGATACATTAAATGAAAGTGAAGAACTCATTCACTTTGCATTCAGGCCTTCCAACAAAGATATATTCAAACTTATTATAAGGTGTCCGAATGTAAAAGCGATCCATGTCCCTTCTTCATACAAGAAAACCATTTCCAGCTCTGCCCAGATGTACCTCTCAATGCAGGGCATTGCCTTACTTGAGGGTGATGTATGGGGCCACAGGAAAGACATCAATGAATATTCGGAAGTTCCCCCAAATGTTTTTGACCGCATAACGGAACTAAAGTCCGAAGGGCTTTCCGAGCAGGATATTGTTGAAAAGATTAAGGGAGAAACAAAACTCAGCCCTGACTTTATAACCTTTATTATGTCTATCTGA
- a CDS encoding DMT family transporter: MDLKALKKQESKRKISKGYMWALFCAVFWGIWYLPGTVVWVLNPFDSMYGAIAETSGDGTSLIITAVLITAFNALTVMLALMLWNGVLGKYGELVRTMKEFHPCSKWFFLASIFGGPMAILGSFIAMGFIGGAFAAVAALLYPVVGSILAYYWYGEKISKRAALGIGIIILGGITIFGGGLLTELSSGNVQWIGYLGGLMAAAGWGIEGAIAGKGLDISEPDVGLTLRFVGENIIWWIIIVPLLAFVGFPMYSFAFQAFEPLTLLVLIFAGITFGFCYVCWYKSFPLIGVGRGQGIGNLYGLFAIIFIFLFFGDVPEWTILVGGTLCVIGSFAMITEDTSELETLRGE, translated from the coding sequence GTGGATTTGAAAGCTTTAAAAAAACAGGAAAGTAAAAGAAAAATCAGTAAAGGGTACATGTGGGCCCTTTTCTGTGCTGTGTTCTGGGGTATCTGGTATCTTCCCGGAACTGTTGTGTGGGTACTGAACCCGTTCGATTCAATGTACGGGGCTATTGCCGAAACAAGCGGGGACGGAACTTCCCTTATTATAACTGCGGTGTTAATTACCGCCTTTAATGCGCTTACTGTTATGCTGGCGCTTATGCTCTGGAACGGTGTACTCGGAAAATACGGGGAACTGGTCCGGACCATGAAGGAATTCCATCCGTGTTCCAAGTGGTTCTTCCTTGCCTCGATTTTCGGTGGACCAATGGCGATTCTCGGTTCATTTATTGCCATGGGTTTCATCGGCGGCGCATTCGCAGCTGTTGCGGCTCTTCTCTACCCTGTGGTGGGCTCGATTCTTGCTTACTACTGGTACGGGGAAAAGATCTCCAAAAGGGCTGCACTGGGCATAGGAATCATCATCCTTGGAGGCATCACGATCTTCGGTGGCGGGCTTTTGACTGAACTTTCGTCAGGCAACGTCCAGTGGATCGGGTATCTTGGAGGTTTGATGGCTGCTGCCGGCTGGGGTATTGAAGGCGCAATCGCAGGTAAAGGTCTCGACATTTCCGAGCCTGACGTGGGGCTGACCCTGAGATTCGTTGGAGAAAACATTATCTGGTGGATCATTATCGTCCCGCTGCTTGCATTTGTCGGCTTTCCGATGTATTCCTTTGCATTCCAGGCATTTGAACCCCTGACCCTGCTGGTCCTTATCTTTGCAGGAATTACCTTTGGTTTCTGTTATGTATGCTGGTATAAGTCCTTCCCGCTGATTGGCGTCGGAAGAGGCCAGGGTATCGGAAACCTCTATGGACTGTTTGCTATTATCTTCATCTTCCTCTTCTTCGGAGATGTCCCGGAGTGGACTATCCTTGTCGGAGGTACTCTCTGTGTTATTGGTAGTTTCGCTATGATTACGGAAGACACAAGTGAACTTGAAACTCTGAGAGGTGAGTGA
- a CDS encoding methyltransferase cognate corrinoid protein produces the protein MANEAIIAKAKESITEFDEEMAEEAAKESLAANMDPVELIEKGFTAGMEEVGAQFEQGTLFLPHVLAAAEAMSVGMEVIKPEMEKRKSETKSLGTVVIGTIEGDIHSIGKDIVASMLNIAGFKVVDLGRDVAVSAFIEKAKEVKPTVVASSALMTTTMVTQIQIEEQLKEAGIRDQIKTMVGGAPVTQDWADQIGADIYGENATDVVNKIKALVA, from the coding sequence ATGGCAAACGAAGCGATTATTGCTAAAGCAAAAGAATCAATCACCGAATTCGATGAAGAAATGGCTGAAGAAGCAGCAAAGGAATCTCTTGCAGCCAACATGGACCCTGTAGAGCTTATCGAGAAGGGCTTTACCGCAGGGATGGAAGAAGTAGGTGCACAGTTCGAACAGGGTACCCTTTTCCTCCCCCACGTGCTTGCAGCCGCAGAAGCAATGAGCGTAGGCATGGAAGTTATCAAGCCCGAAATGGAGAAGCGCAAATCTGAGACCAAGAGCCTCGGAACTGTTGTCATCGGAACCATCGAAGGTGACATCCACTCCATCGGCAAGGACATCGTTGCCTCCATGCTCAACATTGCAGGTTTCAAAGTTGTGGACCTCGGCAGAGACGTTGCAGTTTCCGCTTTCATCGAAAAAGCAAAGGAAGTCAAACCTACCGTTGTTGCATCCTCCGCCCTTATGACCACCACCATGGTCACCCAGATCCAGATCGAAGAACAGCTCAAGGAAGCTGGCATCCGCGACCAGATCAAAACCATGGTCGGCGGCGCTCCGGTCACCCAGGACTGGGCAGACCAGATCGGTGCAGACATCTACGGCGAAAACGCCACAGATGTGGTCAACAAGATCAAGGCACTTGTAGCCTGA
- a CDS encoding CDP-alcohol phosphatidyltransferase family protein yields the protein MDSEYHGFRVPWQKIISARKEGIEIFNDLKNSVREKITPFARLIPFSPNTLTLMGFVVSVAAGAVFALGKPFEGGLLILFSGVFDALDGGVARAKGIITPFGGVLDSVCDRYSDGLMFLGIIAGAVNGKLALPPILEIDSWLWAGFALIGSFLVSYTRARAESAGCRKLSVGVAERTERMLILAFGALTGLLSGAIMLIAVFSHITIIQRVLRAKTLLNGPSDPGF from the coding sequence ATGGATTCAGAGTACCATGGATTCAGAGTACCATGGCAGAAAATCATTTCAGCCAGGAAGGAGGGGATTGAAATATTCAACGATCTGAAAAACAGCGTAAGGGAAAAAATAACACCATTCGCCCGTTTAATTCCCTTTTCCCCGAACACACTAACACTGATGGGGTTTGTGGTGAGCGTGGCCGCAGGTGCGGTATTTGCCCTGGGAAAGCCCTTCGAAGGGGGGCTTTTGATTCTTTTCAGTGGAGTTTTCGATGCCCTGGACGGGGGAGTTGCAAGGGCTAAAGGCATTATTACCCCTTTCGGGGGAGTGCTTGATTCGGTCTGCGACCGCTACTCCGACGGGTTGATGTTCCTCGGGATCATAGCAGGGGCTGTAAATGGAAAACTCGCGCTTCCGCCCATTCTGGAGATTGATAGCTGGCTCTGGGCAGGCTTTGCCCTGATAGGCTCTTTCCTGGTAAGCTACACCCGCGCCAGGGCAGAATCCGCAGGCTGCCGGAAGCTCAGTGTGGGGGTAGCCGAACGCACGGAAAGGATGCTTATCCTCGCTTTCGGAGCCCTGACAGGACTGCTGAGCGGGGCAATTATGCTTATAGCCGTGTTTTCCCACATAACCATAATCCAGAGGGTCCTCCGGGCAAAAACTCTCCTGAATGGCCCTTCAGACCCCGGTTTTTGA
- a CDS encoding tetratricopeptide repeat protein, whose translation MLFKENGHESALNEPLNKENEHERALNEHLKSLGVKPGTYEAWINIGLVLLSLERYEESLKAYDQALKLNENSGEAWMNKGFILSKLKKYDDSLKAYDKALEINPNLAETWFNKGRVLQKLGLNNDALACYDKALEITPKYTEAWYQRDNLLESFK comes from the coding sequence TTGCTTTTCAAAGAAAATGGGCATGAAAGTGCCCTCAATGAGCCTTTGAACAAAGAAAATGAACATGAAAGGGCACTCAATGAGCATTTGAAATCACTGGGAGTTAAACCCGGAACTTACGAGGCGTGGATCAATATAGGTCTTGTTCTTCTCTCACTTGAAAGATATGAAGAATCACTCAAAGCCTATGATCAGGCATTAAAATTGAATGAAAATTCTGGGGAAGCATGGATGAATAAGGGTTTCATCCTCTCTAAGCTTAAAAAATATGACGATTCCCTAAAGGCTTATGATAAAGCATTAGAAATAAATCCAAATCTTGCTGAAACTTGGTTTAATAAAGGTCGTGTACTTCAAAAACTGGGTCTGAATAATGATGCATTGGCTTGTTATGATAAAGCTCTGGAAATCACTCCTAAATACACAGAGGCTTGGTATCAAAGAGATAATCTTCTTGAATCATTCAAATAG
- a CDS encoding (Fe-S)-binding protein, with protein MDLVDNHREKCTQCGQCLDVCPMYDDIDLLERLYGYLESNSEIDPDSFLSCLTCGLCGEACPEGLGIKMLISPARQKWVGEHGLTDRQTLMDPDAENNLVKKVAEMSEVPEFRVGKGSVVYFPGCASGYINTNMAKAAVALLEKAGVDYTVISGVEYCCGAVSAGAGNPGPIRRNGQKNIEEVRKRGGKILVTTCPGCFKAFKEMYPRMFGDPGFEVLQISQYLERLVREGKLKPEKVLENRVFYHDPCHLTRGMGVYREARELLEGIPGTVLANKTPENSACCGFGGGVRLNYPSESLAVASDRYRVAGELGCGLIITNCAGCMQNLVEAGLDGESGKIEVFDLAEYLALSFGIEIERDDGKMLEVVNTAYRLCVSGYGKNDSP; from the coding sequence ATGGATCTTGTAGACAATCACAGGGAAAAGTGCACACAGTGCGGGCAGTGCCTGGACGTATGCCCGATGTATGATGACATTGATTTGCTCGAGCGCCTTTACGGATACCTTGAAAGTAATTCTGAAATTGACCCTGATTCCTTTCTCAGTTGCCTGACCTGCGGGCTCTGCGGAGAGGCTTGCCCCGAGGGTCTGGGGATCAAAATGCTGATCTCCCCGGCCCGGCAGAAGTGGGTGGGCGAACATGGCCTCACGGACCGGCAGACCTTGATGGATCCTGATGCTGAAAATAACCTGGTAAAAAAAGTCGCTGAAATGAGCGAGGTTCCCGAATTCCGGGTTGGAAAAGGTTCCGTGGTGTATTTCCCCGGCTGTGCCAGCGGTTACATTAACACCAATATGGCAAAGGCTGCTGTTGCCCTGCTTGAGAAAGCTGGAGTTGATTACACGGTCATTAGCGGGGTGGAATACTGCTGCGGGGCGGTTTCTGCAGGTGCGGGGAATCCGGGCCCTATCCGCCGGAATGGGCAGAAGAATATCGAGGAAGTCCGGAAGAGGGGAGGGAAAATCCTGGTCACAACCTGTCCCGGCTGCTTCAAAGCCTTCAAAGAAATGTATCCCAGGATGTTCGGAGACCCGGGTTTTGAAGTCCTGCAGATTTCCCAGTACCTGGAACGCCTGGTCCGGGAAGGCAAACTCAAGCCAGAAAAGGTTCTCGAAAACAGGGTATTTTATCACGATCCCTGCCACCTTACCCGGGGAATGGGCGTGTACCGGGAAGCCAGGGAACTGCTGGAAGGCATCCCTGGGACGGTTCTCGCAAACAAAACTCCTGAAAATTCGGCATGTTGCGGGTTTGGCGGCGGTGTAAGGCTTAACTATCCTTCCGAATCCCTGGCTGTGGCCTCGGACCGCTACAGGGTTGCGGGGGAATTGGGCTGTGGTCTAATCATAACCAACTGCGCTGGCTGCATGCAAAACCTCGTGGAAGCCGGGCTGGATGGGGAGTCTGGGAAAATAGAAGTTTTTGACCTGGCCGAATACCTGGCTCTTAGTTTCGGAATTGAAATCGAACGTGATGATGGGAAAATGCTGGAAGTTGTTAACACGGCTTACAGGCTCTGTGTTTCAGGTTACGGGAAAAATGATTCCCCATAA